TGACCGAAAGGTAGACGCCGTCGGGCAGGTCGTCGATGACGGTGACGGCGCGACGCATCGCCGCGGCCTCCAGCTCCACGCCGAGCCCGGCCGCGGCGGCCAGGGCGAACCAACCCTCCGTCGAGCGGTTGGTGTCCGCTGGGAACCGCGACAGCGCCTCGACCCCGACGATTCGGCCCGAGTCGAGCTCGACGATCGGCTGCAGCACCATCTCGAGCGAGTTGTCGGCCAAGACCTGCGCGACCGCGGCGCGGTCGCCGCCCTCGGTGCCGATGCCACCCACGTCCGCGACCATCCCGTCGAGCACCAACCGGGTGATCAGGCTGCGCACCAGCGGGTTCGACGTGCGCTGCACCGCATTCGCACCGATGGCCCGCAGCACGGCCCACTCGACACCGTCACGCACCAGGGGCAGGTCGGCATGCTCCTCGTCGGGCAGCGGCTCGTCGGCGGCCACCAGCAGCGCCCGCTGCATGCCCAGCTCCTCCTCGACCAGCCGCAGGGCGGCGGCGGTCTGGCCACCCAGGACCGCAGCGGCCGCATCCCGCTCCTGCTCGGCGGTGCCGGGCTCGACACCCGTGGGCAACAGTCCGACCATGGGTGAGTCAGAGGTCCTCTCGTTCAAGCAACAGCGTCACAGGACCATCCGCCCGGGCGCTGATGTCCATGTGTGCGCCGAACACACCACGTGCAACGGTGACCGGCAATGCCGAACAGTACAACTCATAGAGCTCCTGCGCCCGCTCCGGCTCCGCCGCGTCGATGAACGACGGGCGCCGTCCCTTCGAGACATCACCGTAGAGTGTGAATTGGCTCACGGCGAGTACCGACCCCCCGATGTCCTGCACGGAACGGTTCATCCGGCCGCGCTCATCGGCGAACACACGCAGCGTCGCGGTCTTGGCCGCGAGCCACGTCGCGTCGGCGGGGCCGGAGCGCCGGCCGACGCCGACGAGGGCGAGCAGGCCCGGGCCGATCTCGCCCACGATGTCGCCATCCACCCGCACGGCGGCCTCGGCGACCCGCTGCAGCACGACCCGCATCAGCGCCTCCCTGGGACGTGGGTGCCCCGGGACCGGGTGCCGTTCAACCGCCCGGCACCGCGGGTACCCTCGTCGATGTACCGCTGGACCCGTGACGGGGTGTCACCCGACGCTCCCGGGCCGGCAGGACGCGAGGGCGACATGAGCAAGAGACCACGGTCCATCCACGACCTCCGGACGTTCAAGCAGCGCGGCGAGCGGTTCGTGATGGTGACCGCCTACGACGCCCTGTCCGCGGAGATCCTCGACGAAGCCGGCATCCCCATCCTGCTCGTCGGTGACTCGTTGGGCATGGTCGTCATGGGTCACACCTCGACCGTACCGGTCACCATGGACGACATCCTGCACCACACAGCGGCCGTGCGCCGTGGTGCGCCCGATGCGCTCGTCGTCGCGGACATGCCGTTCGGCTCGTTCCAGGTCGACATGACCGATGCCAGGCGCAACGCGACCCGGCTGCTCAAGGAGGCGGGTGCGACCGCAGTGAAGATCGAGGGCGGCGGGCCGATGATCGAACTGGTCGCCGACCTCGTGCGCATCGGCATCCCGGTCATGGGCCACTTGGGGCTCACGCCGCAGTCGGTCAACCAGTTCGGCGGCTTCAAGGTCCAGGGGCGGTCCGACGCCGACGCCGACCGCATCGTCCACGACATCAAGGGCCTCGAAGGGGCCGGCGCGTTCTCCGTCGTGCTCGAGTGCGTGCCGAGTGACCTGGGCCGTCGCGCGACCGAAGCCGTCGACATCCCGACCATCGGCATCGGCGCCGGGCCGGACACCGGCGGGCAGGTGCTGGTGCTGCCCGACCTGCTAGGGATGAGCGGCGGACGCCTGCCGCGCTTCGTCAAGGCCTACGCCGACGGGCGCAGCTTCGTCCGCGACGCGGTCAAGTCGTTCCAGTCCGAGGTCGCCGCCGGCGAGTACCCCGGACCCGAGCACCAGTACTGACCGGCGCACGTTTCGTCGAGCCGGTCCGTCGACGCGGCGGGACCGGCTCCCGGAGCCCGGCGGGTCAGCGGCTGTCGGGCAGGCCCGTCAGACGGATGCCGGACGCCACGTTGTAGTGCCTGTTGACGGCGATGATGACCGCCGTTAGCTCCTCGAGCGGGCGGCTGAGCCGTAGCGGGCCCGCCGGGACGGCGCGCACGCCCTCGATCGACTCGACCAGGTCGCGCACGTCGGGATGGATGCCGTCGCCCGTGATCAGGACGTCCATGTCCAGCGGGCCCAGGTCTCGGGTCAGCCGTCCCGCCGGCACATGGTGGAACGCCCCGTACACGTCCGCGGCCGGCGCCAGCTCGGCGACGAGCTCAGCGGCGCTGCCCTCCGGGACCGGGATCGGGTGCGGACCGTCCCGGTCGAAGCCCATCCGGTTGACGCAGCTGATCACGAGCGTCCCGGCCAGCAGGTCGCCCAGCGGCTCGAGCAGCGGACGCACCCCGTCGAACGGCACGGTCACGATCACGATGTCGCGGGCGGCCGCCTCGTGGTTGGGACCACCCGTCAGCAACCCGTCGGCGACGTCGTGGTCGTCGACCAGGCCGCGGGCGGCGTCGGCCGCGCGCTCGGGCGAGCGGGAGCCGAGCACGACCTCGTAGTCCGCCAGCGCCAGCCGCAGCCCGAGCCCGCGTCCCTGTGGTCCCGTGCCGCCGAGGATGCCGACGGTGGGCAGCTT
This sequence is a window from Euzebyales bacterium. Protein-coding genes within it:
- the panB gene encoding 3-methyl-2-oxobutanoate hydroxymethyltransferase, with translation MSKRPRSIHDLRTFKQRGERFVMVTAYDALSAEILDEAGIPILLVGDSLGMVVMGHTSTVPVTMDDILHHTAAVRRGAPDALVVADMPFGSFQVDMTDARRNATRLLKEAGATAVKIEGGGPMIELVADLVRIGIPVMGHLGLTPQSVNQFGGFKVQGRSDADADRIVHDIKGLEGAGAFSVVLECVPSDLGRRATEAVDIPTIGIGAGPDTGGQVLVLPDLLGMSGGRLPRFVKAYADGRSFVRDAVKSFQSEVAAGEYPGPEHQY
- a CDS encoding EAL domain-containing protein, producing the protein MVGLLPTGVEPGTAEQERDAAAAVLGGQTAAALRLVEEELGMQRALLVAADEPLPDEEHADLPLVRDGVEWAVLRAIGANAVQRTSNPLVRSLITRLVLDGMVADVGGIGTEGGDRAAVAQVLADNSLEMVLQPIVELDSGRIVGVEALSRFPADTNRSTEGWFALAAAAGLGVELEAAAMRRAVTVIDDLPDGVYLSVNLSPRALLSSELQEILAKVDLENVVLEITEHARVADYQALADVLQPFRARGARVAVDDTGSGFASLRHVLRLEPEIVKLDSSLTHHIDGDAVLRALGYTLKAFAGAIGAETVAEGIENERELYALRFLGVPYGQGFFLHEALDIDPATWPDEMSSAGPAVGDR
- the npdG gene encoding NADPH-dependent F420 reductase, which produces MTGDGKLPTVGILGGTGPQGRGLGLRLALADYEVVLGSRSPERAADAARGLVDDHDVADGLLTGGPNHEAAARDIVIVTVPFDGVRPLLEPLGDLLAGTLVISCVNRMGFDRDGPHPIPVPEGSAAELVAELAPAADVYGAFHHVPAGRLTRDLGPLDMDVLITGDGIHPDVRDLVESIEGVRAVPAGPLRLSRPLEELTAVIIAVNRHYNVASGIRLTGLPDSR
- the dtd gene encoding D-aminoacyl-tRNA deacylase, which codes for MRVVLQRVAEAAVRVDGDIVGEIGPGLLALVGVGRRSGPADATWLAAKTATLRVFADERGRMNRSVQDIGGSVLAVSQFTLYGDVSKGRRPSFIDAAEPERAQELYELYCSALPVTVARGVFGAHMDISARADGPVTLLLEREDL